The stretch of DNA TCAATAGCTAGACTTGTGTATTGTATGAGTCAAATAACGAATGACATGTGCCACTGTTTCTCAACCTAGGATTTTGATActtcaaaatagtttttatatgaattttaaGGTCGTATatgatctaaaaattaaatttatttttagattaataaaaaatataatttgattaattaattaaattagttttatatgATAAAACTAGTTATTAACCgattagaaaaatttaaaaatcgattttcaattaataataaaaataaaaactaattttaaaaaaaaatagattgttttaaaaaaaccaatttttacataaaaaattaggtttttcagaaacaaaaaatttaaaaaccggttttacaaaaaaaaaatcgattaattaatttgaacacaagatttatataaaatttggttttagttttggttaatcaattaaaaattgatttttaaaatttgattttaggtaactattttttaataatatgaatataatttttaaaattattttattaaattggttAACTAAAATATGGTTACGATTTTTTAACCAATTAACCacaatttgattattttatgttCCCCTAGATATGATAttataacattaattaattaagtcaAGTGGTGAACTCGTTAAACATTGTTAGAAGTTTAAATTTcgtattatataatatatatgtagcAATTTATTGAtgaataacaaatttttaaataaaatctagaCCCAACtgattaattctttatttttttgaaattactatcgaaaataaaataaaactaattaagtATATGCAATTATACACTGCCCAATGATAGttactattttttaatagaagAAATGGTTAACTTCTGAACAAGTTATCTTGATTAATTAACTCTAGTATTTTTGTTAAGTTCATTGGGCAAGTTTTTAGTTAGAAGAATCTAAAATGAAAGGAAATGTTTTAATTTCTTAGAGACAATAACTGGTATTACTGTTATGTCTGATGTATGGTGAAGataaatagataatatatttttctctaaCTATTGCTTTAGTCTTAAActccaattatattttattttcaatttgcaATAGTTTGAATATTACCATTTTAGTTCTCAAGTATGAACTAAAAACAATACAattatgatatatataattaaaaactttACAGACTAGGATGATTATAAcgtataaaatcaaataacaataatgattttcttgtataaattaaaattaaaaaaaggtttAGCCAATAAGAAGACTTGTTAacatgtttatttttaaaagtttttattaATAAAGCAAATAATTTGACGGTTTCAATACTTGACTCTAGCATTTACTTACTATTAATTTTCATGGTATAATTTCTGGCAAAAATGGTAAATTTCTTCTTTGACTGTTGACTGATTCAATGGTTACCACCTTTCATCAATCagcaatcatcatcatcatcatagaaATTGAAATATTGACAAGGACCAAACTAGTCACTGACCCAATTCTCACGGTTGGGTTAGAGTTTAGAAACTTTAGAAAACTTTGGTACTTGAAAATGAAAAGGAATATTTATTAGGTGAGAATTTTGGTCACTACACTATAGTATGTAGAAATTTCTCATCACAAAAACAAACCCTCTTATAAGTACCCTTTTGTTGTATCTAACTACACCAAACATCTTAGATACTTATCCAACTTAGCAATAATTCAAACCCCAAttcaatattatatatatatatacactataTAGTTGATTCAAATTCAAGCAAAGTCTAAACTATGGGAGGATGTTTTTCTTCAAGATCATGCTCAAAACTGAGCAGTGTCCGTTTGGTTCATCTAAGTGGATATGTTGAAGATTTTGAGGAACCAATTTCAGTGAGCCAAGTCATTGGTAACCCTCCAAAGCATTTTGTATGCACTTCAATTCAGCTTCTTTCATCTTCCTCAAAGCCATTGAAGGGTGACACACAGCTCCAACCTGGCCATGTCTACTTCATTCTTCCATACTCAATTCTCCAATCTGAGGCTTCCCCTGTTGACTTGGCTTCTCTTGCAAAGAGGCTCAATTCAATAGCAAAAACAAGGtgtgaagagaagaagaat from Arachis duranensis cultivar V14167 chromosome 4, aradu.V14167.gnm2.J7QH, whole genome shotgun sequence encodes:
- the LOC107483924 gene encoding uncharacterized protein LOC107483924, producing the protein MGGCFSSRSCSKLSSVRLVHLSGYVEDFEEPISVSQVIGNPPKHFVCTSIQLLSSSSKPLKGDTQLQPGHVYFILPYSILQSEASPVDLASLAKRLNSIAKTRCEEKKNYNKKNKKMKSNTLNGKTSTTNSTSEFSSSDGEFSSVWSMSSPCRSPARIGVAEQVALAMAYGGRSPCRWKPILDTIREKSFNRRSESELLNEAKADD